A single genomic interval of Pyrus communis chromosome 7, drPyrComm1.1, whole genome shotgun sequence harbors:
- the LOC137739672 gene encoding nuclear pore complex protein NUP35-like: MSTTVHRTPKSGRQSLFFQDLASPVSSRKGKFSTPGQAAAVSALWRESGGGSDLPPPPLYTLEDRSDFSPESGIPDYPVSPEIKSDPRTPVHSFGRDSSTPVKGKSEASTSYALSNGHHVQQGSASMSWWSPSKSGGEQVEKGKSSPVEGVVQPLALITLPPPREVARPEMQRNTLPTANLNEEEWVTVYGFSPADTNLVLREFEKCGVILKHVPGPRDANWMHILYQSNSDAQKALSKNGTQINGALIIGVKPLDPMQRHALNEKVTNQGFMTFPPQPSMKHAELNASRAPSRPYYLLNSNTSAQKSGGAIASPTKSLVSKVMDLMFGV; encoded by the exons ATGAGCACCACAGTCCATAGAACTCCCAAATCTGGTAGGCAGTCATTGTTTTTCCAAGATTTAGCTTCACCCGTATCGTCCCGGAAAGGAAAATTTTCAACTCCAGGCCAGGCAGCTGCAGTCTCTGCACTATGGCGCGAGAGCGGTGGGGGATcggaccttccaccacctccGCTTTACACGTTGGAAGACCGCTCGGACTTCTCCCCTGAATCTGGAATTCCAGATTACCCAGTATCCCCCGAAATCAAGTCGGATCCTAGAACCCCGGTTCACAGTTTTGGGCGTGATTCCTCGACTCCGGTGAAGGGAAAATCAGAGGCAAGCACTTCGTATGCTCTATCAAACGGACACCATGTCCAACAAGGTTCAGCAAGTATGAGTTGGTGGTCACCCTCAAAGAGTGGCGGTGAGCAAGTAGAGAAGGGAAAGAGTTCACCTGTTGAGGGTGTTGTTCAGCCTCTTGCTCTGATCACTCTTCCACCTCCAAGGGAAGTTGCAAGGCCAGAGATGCAAAGGAATACATTGCCTACAGCAAACCTCAACGAAGAAGAATGGGTTACTGTTTATGG ATTTTCTCCAGCTGATACAAATTTAGTCTTACGAGAGTTTGAAAAATGTGGTGTGATTTTGAAACATGTTCCCGGTCCAAGAGATGCCAACTGGATGCACATTTTATACCAG AGTAACTCTGATGCTCAGAAGGCTCTCAGCAAGAATGGGACGCAAATTAATGGGGCACTAATTATAGGTGTGAAGCCGCTGGATCCAATGCAACGCCATGCATTAAATGAAAAGGTCACCAATCAGGGTTTCATGACATTTCCCCCTCAGCCGTCAATGAAACATGCAGAGCTGAATGCTTCAAGAGCCCCCTCTCGTCCTTACTATCTTCTAAACAGTAATACCAGTGCGCAGAAATCTGGAGGTGCGATTGCTTCCCCAACAAAGTCATTGGTCTCCAAAGTCATGGATTTAATGTTTGGTGTTTAA
- the LOC137738841 gene encoding CASP-like protein 3A1 has product MVSSGKMTSFDEEAAGVGKVVEEEINGTVRSGGAASVLSRRAEVTHLCLRALCMVASVTALSFMVTAREATTVYVYGFPLPVNSKWSFANAFEYLVGVSAAVAAHSLMQLLVSVSRLLRKSPLIPSRNHAWLTFAGDQVFAYAMISAGSAASGVSNLNRTGIRHTALPDFCKPLHIFCDHVAISIAFTFFSCLLLAISAVQNVIWLSKK; this is encoded by the exons ATGGTGAGCAGCGGAAAGATGACGTCGTTCGACGAAGAGGCGGCGGGGGTGGGAaaggtggtggaggaggagatCAATGGAACGGTGAGAAGTGGTGGCGCCGCTAGTGTTTTATCTCGGAGAGCTGAAGTGACGCACTTGTGCCTGAGGGCGTTGTGCATGGTGGCCTCGGTGACGGCGCTGTCGTTCATGGTGACAGCCAGGGAGGCGACCACTGTGTACGTCTACGGATTTCCGCTCCCCGTCAACTCAAAATGGTCCTTTGCCAACGCCTTCGA GTATCTGGTGGGAGTTTCAGCAGCTGTGGCAGCTCACTCATTGATGCAACTACTAGTAAGTGTGTCTAGGCTGCTCAGGAAGTCTCCACTCATTCCCTCAAGGAATCATGCATGGCTTACTTTTGCTGGGGATCAG GTATTTGCCTATGCTATGATAAGCGCCGGGTCAGCTGCATCAGGAGTAAGCAACCTGAACCGCACCGGAATCCGGCACACAGCTCTTCCGGATTTTTGTAAGCCCTTGCATATTTTCTGTGACCATGTTGCAATCTCAATAGCCTTCACTTTCTTCAGCTGCCTCCTGCTGGCCATATCTGCTGTCCAGAATGTAATTTGGCTCTCCAAGAAGTGA